From the uncultured Trichococcus sp. genome, one window contains:
- the hisF gene encoding imidazole glycerol phosphate synthase subunit HisF: MIKKRIIPCLDVKDGTVVKGIQFKGLREIGDPVELAKRYNALGADELVFLDISATETGHNLMIDVIRKTAQQLFIPMTIGGGIKSTDDISRLLNAGADKVSLNSSALANPQLIKEASDKFGSQCICIAVDAKWEADKGEWYCYTHGGKKRTDIKALDWVQQVEALGAGELLVTSMDYDGMKQGFDHRLLNKIQALVSIPVIASGGGGNAQHFADLFKETDVSAGLAASIFHDEEVSIAEVKQCCTENGVDMRNV; encoded by the coding sequence ATGATAAAGAAACGGATCATTCCCTGCCTGGATGTGAAGGACGGCACGGTCGTAAAAGGGATCCAATTCAAGGGATTGCGCGAAATCGGCGATCCGGTCGAACTGGCGAAGCGCTACAATGCTTTGGGGGCGGATGAGCTGGTCTTTCTGGACATCTCCGCAACCGAGACCGGGCACAACCTGATGATCGATGTCATCCGCAAAACGGCGCAACAGCTGTTCATTCCGATGACCATCGGCGGAGGCATCAAGTCGACGGATGACATTTCCCGGTTGCTCAATGCCGGAGCGGATAAAGTCAGCCTGAATTCATCGGCATTGGCGAATCCGCAGCTGATCAAGGAAGCAAGCGACAAGTTCGGCAGCCAATGCATCTGCATCGCTGTCGATGCGAAATGGGAAGCCGATAAAGGGGAATGGTATTGCTATACCCACGGCGGCAAAAAACGGACCGACATCAAGGCGTTGGACTGGGTGCAGCAAGTGGAAGCGCTGGGGGCCGGCGAATTGTTGGTCACCAGCATGGACTATGATGGCATGAAGCAGGGCTTCGATCACCGCTTGCTGAATAAAATCCAAGCCTTGGTTTCGATTCCGGTCATCGCTTCCGGAGGCGGCGGCAATGCCCAACATTTCGCCGACTTGTTCAAGGAAACGGATGTATCGGCCGGATTGGCGGCTTCCATCTTCCATGATGAAGAAGTGTCGATCGCTGAAGTGAAACAATGCTGTACTGAGAATGGAGTGGATATGCGCAATGTCTAA
- a CDS encoding DUF1836 domain-containing protein, which translates to MKLKPELEEYQKQLLGLTFIRFDELPDFGVYSDQVIAIIEKQLNFLNATQEERIITPAMINNYVKLQLIDKPVKKKYFKTHIAQLIVLTLLKQVLPLSEVNKGMKLQVSIRGFQVAYDTFCQELEYAFRVLFRDLDKKESFTYTLEDIHSENIALKMITLSLASKLLTQKIILVDGVSRASQKGEKTNDEI; encoded by the coding sequence GTGAAGCTTAAACCAGAATTGGAAGAATATCAGAAGCAGTTGCTTGGTTTGACATTCATTCGTTTTGATGAGCTGCCAGATTTTGGTGTCTACAGCGACCAAGTGATCGCCATCATCGAAAAACAATTGAATTTCCTGAACGCCACCCAAGAAGAACGCATCATCACACCGGCCATGATCAATAATTACGTAAAACTGCAGCTGATCGATAAGCCCGTGAAAAAGAAATACTTCAAGACCCATATCGCCCAATTGATTGTTCTGACATTGCTCAAACAAGTCCTGCCCCTTTCTGAAGTCAATAAAGGGATGAAACTCCAGGTATCCATCCGTGGCTTCCAAGTCGCTTACGATACATTTTGTCAAGAGTTGGAATATGCGTTCCGAGTGCTTTTCCGTGACCTCGACAAGAAGGAGTCTTTCACGTATACCCTGGAGGACATACACAGTGAAAATATCGCACTGAAGATGATCACGCTATCGTTGGCTTCAAAACTATTGACACAAAAAATCATTTTGGTGGACGGCGTCAGCCGTGCATCCCAAAAAGGAGAAAAAACTAATGATGAAATCTAA
- the hisD gene encoding histidinol dehydrogenase: protein MYTTKTFKEAYKTKNTIDFSKTQAVMEIIQTVQEKGDAALFEYAKRFDGADITELEVPQSVIKEAYDSLDLDLRAALEEARDNITVYQESIKWQQSPVGELYQKIHPLNKVGIYVPGGKASYPSTVLMTAVLANVAGVKETIVVTPPQKTAINQATLAACYICGVTHVYQVGGAQAVAALAYGTETIPRVDKIVGPGNQYVALAKKLVYGDVGIDSIAGPSEIVVVVDETANNEWVAIDLLAQAEHDELARTFLVCDNEEKLAAIEAELLVQKAKQSRIQVIEESLKHNHFPILTSGKEENIEVVNLIAGEHVSIQTKDAEDYIDAIETAGAIFIGEYSPEAIGDYVAGPSHVLPTGGNARFANGLSVNDFLRPNSVLNLKKETFRKMAPAGMLIATEESLQAHHDSLAVRMGGDK, encoded by the coding sequence ATGTACACAACTAAAACGTTCAAAGAAGCTTACAAAACAAAAAATACAATCGACTTTTCGAAAACGCAAGCCGTCATGGAAATCATCCAGACGGTCCAGGAAAAGGGCGATGCTGCGCTGTTCGAATACGCAAAACGATTCGATGGGGCCGACATCACGGAATTGGAAGTGCCGCAGAGCGTCATCAAGGAAGCCTACGACAGCTTGGACTTGGACTTGCGCGCTGCCTTGGAGGAAGCTCGCGACAACATCACGGTCTATCAGGAAAGCATCAAGTGGCAACAGTCTCCGGTAGGGGAACTGTACCAGAAAATCCATCCGCTGAACAAGGTCGGCATCTATGTGCCGGGCGGCAAAGCGAGCTACCCTTCCACGGTGCTCATGACGGCAGTATTGGCCAATGTAGCCGGCGTAAAGGAAACGATCGTCGTGACCCCGCCGCAAAAGACCGCCATCAACCAAGCGACTTTGGCCGCTTGCTATATCTGCGGCGTGACCCACGTTTATCAAGTGGGCGGAGCCCAAGCAGTTGCTGCCCTGGCTTACGGGACGGAAACCATTCCGCGCGTCGACAAAATCGTCGGACCCGGGAACCAATACGTCGCTTTGGCCAAAAAATTGGTGTACGGAGATGTCGGCATCGATTCGATCGCCGGACCATCCGAAATCGTCGTAGTCGTCGACGAAACGGCGAACAACGAATGGGTTGCCATCGACCTGCTGGCGCAAGCCGAGCATGATGAGTTGGCCCGCACTTTCCTTGTCTGCGACAACGAAGAGAAATTGGCCGCCATCGAAGCCGAACTACTGGTCCAGAAAGCGAAACAAAGCCGCATCCAAGTCATCGAGGAGAGCCTGAAGCACAACCACTTCCCGATTCTGACGAGCGGAAAAGAAGAGAACATCGAAGTCGTGAACCTGATTGCGGGAGAGCACGTCTCGATCCAGACAAAAGACGCTGAAGATTACATAGATGCCATCGAAACTGCAGGAGCGATCTTCATCGGCGAATATTCGCCTGAAGCGATCGGGGATTATGTTGCCGGACCTAGCCACGTGCTGCCGACCGGAGGCAATGCCCGCTTTGCGAACGGTTTGTCCGTAAACGACTTCCTGCGCCCGAACTCTGTCCTGAACCTGAAGAAAGAAACGTTCCGCAAAATGGCTCCGGCCGGGATGCTGATCGCGACCGAAGAGTCGCTACAAGCCCACCACGATTCCTTGGCTGTCAGAATGGGGGGCGACAAATGA
- a CDS encoding MurR/RpiR family transcriptional regulator — translation MFNQENVKLLTNTELKVYEYIVQHTQKVIRMSVREIASETHVSPATVTRTISKLGFENIWECKLHLKEMDNRKHNKKVFETSEIVEEFFSRSMQSEYEEKIQAAVEMIANSDVALFFGIGTSGLIAAYASRQFSNLGQSTFHIQDPYYPFHLISRQYTNTVAIVCSVSGETEIMLRKAGDLKSLGSKIISITNSSTNSLARQSDINLAYHLTPEYVDEEVNVTSQLPAVFLIETLARRNYNYMQQMRNHKPQ, via the coding sequence GTGTTCAATCAAGAGAATGTGAAGTTACTGACGAATACAGAGTTAAAGGTATACGAGTACATCGTACAGCATACCCAAAAAGTCATCCGCATGAGCGTTCGCGAGATAGCTTCCGAGACCCATGTGTCGCCGGCAACGGTTACGCGGACCATCAGCAAGCTGGGGTTCGAAAACATCTGGGAGTGCAAGCTGCATCTGAAAGAAATGGACAACCGCAAACACAATAAGAAGGTATTTGAAACTTCCGAAATCGTCGAAGAGTTTTTCAGCCGTTCCATGCAGTCGGAATATGAAGAAAAAATACAAGCTGCAGTCGAAATGATAGCCAATTCCGACGTTGCCCTCTTTTTCGGCATCGGCACTTCTGGCCTGATCGCTGCCTATGCATCCCGACAGTTTTCGAACCTGGGTCAAAGCACTTTCCATATCCAAGATCCCTACTATCCATTCCACTTGATCAGCCGGCAATATACAAATACCGTGGCAATCGTTTGTTCCGTTTCCGGAGAAACGGAAATCATGTTAAGGAAAGCGGGCGATCTGAAGAGTCTGGGGAGCAAAATCATCAGCATCACGAATTCCTCCACCAATTCATTGGCAAGGCAATCAGATATCAACCTCGCCTATCACCTGACTCCTGAATACGTCGACGAAGAGGTCAACGTTACTTCCCAATTGCCGGCCGTGTTTTTGATTGAAACACTGGCGAGACGCAATTATAACTACATGCAACAAATGCGCAACCATAAGCCTCAATGA
- a CDS encoding ATP phosphoribosyltransferase regulatory subunit, with amino-acid sequence MMTNESLLAKKQREMGFLHHFHHLGYDLIDLGVVEKFEWTQLSHDDLHLMLNRHKWQSGDKLFALRSDWTNAIVRYRKQYHLRADKIAYSGPVYSLQNERHQLGVETFTDSIPKQIEVLGDMITFMEKELDIYLSVAVVSHNKLLKKILSPRELEDPSVRRFICERNQDALKHRLGADHPLIGLMDQAPTEQANYLKENYPELTGHLNELAEWEATLKSKNVDYVYADMLALPNQSYYKGIFIQLYGENQTEPVASGGQYTSSSKAFGMAINN; translated from the coding sequence ATGATGACGAATGAATCGTTACTGGCGAAGAAACAAAGAGAGATGGGGTTTCTCCATCATTTCCACCACTTAGGGTACGATCTGATCGACCTGGGAGTCGTAGAGAAATTTGAGTGGACACAACTGTCTCATGATGACTTGCACCTGATGCTGAACAGGCATAAATGGCAAAGCGGCGATAAGCTTTTCGCCCTGCGCAGTGACTGGACGAATGCCATCGTGAGATACCGCAAGCAGTACCATTTACGCGCCGATAAAATAGCCTACTCCGGCCCGGTCTATTCGCTTCAGAATGAGCGTCACCAATTGGGTGTGGAAACATTTACCGACTCGATTCCGAAACAGATCGAGGTTCTGGGTGATATGATCACATTCATGGAGAAGGAATTGGACATTTACTTATCGGTTGCGGTAGTCAGCCACAATAAATTACTGAAAAAAATTCTGAGCCCGCGGGAGTTGGAAGACCCTTCCGTCCGCAGGTTCATCTGCGAAAGAAACCAGGATGCTTTGAAGCATCGTTTGGGTGCGGATCATCCGCTGATCGGTCTGATGGACCAAGCACCTACTGAGCAAGCAAACTACCTGAAGGAAAACTATCCGGAACTGACCGGACATTTGAATGAACTGGCGGAATGGGAAGCGACGCTGAAAAGCAAGAACGTCGATTACGTCTACGCGGATATGCTGGCGTTGCCGAACCAATCCTATTACAAGGGAATCTTTATTCAGCTTTACGGAGAAAACCAAACGGAACCCGTCGCATCGGGCGGTCAGTACACAAGCTCTTCCAAAGCATTCGGAATGGCCATCAACAATTAA
- the hisH gene encoding imidazole glycerol phosphate synthase subunit HisH encodes MIAIVDYGLGNIANLTNAIRFLGYETTLTHDEEELRKADVIVLPGVGHFKDAIERIDAIGLRELLTELERTKPFIGICLGMQLLFQHSEEGDVDGLGFLPGEVKYIVSDLPVPHLGWNNLHSDYPGLDKDVYFIHSYKVVTDENVVATADYGQEIVAIVQKDNVIGIQFHPEKSGDYGLEILNQALQGGWK; translated from the coding sequence ATGATAGCAATCGTTGATTATGGTTTGGGGAACATCGCGAACCTGACGAACGCCATCCGTTTTCTTGGCTACGAAACTACCCTGACGCATGACGAAGAAGAATTGCGCAAGGCGGATGTCATCGTCCTGCCGGGTGTGGGGCATTTCAAGGATGCCATCGAGCGGATCGATGCGATCGGGTTGCGGGAACTATTGACTGAACTGGAGCGGACGAAACCGTTCATCGGCATCTGCCTCGGGATGCAACTACTGTTCCAGCACAGCGAAGAGGGAGATGTCGATGGATTGGGCTTTTTGCCGGGCGAAGTGAAGTACATCGTCAGCGACTTGCCGGTTCCGCATCTGGGCTGGAACAATCTGCATTCCGACTATCCAGGCTTGGACAAGGATGTCTATTTCATCCATTCCTACAAAGTAGTGACCGACGAAAATGTTGTGGCAACGGCGGACTACGGCCAGGAAATCGTGGCGATCGTCCAGAAGGATAACGTCATCGGCATCCAGTTCCACCCGGAAAAAAGCGGGGATTACGGTCTGGAGATTTTGAACCAAGCTTTGCAAGGGGGATGGAAATAA
- the hisIE gene encoding bifunctional phosphoribosyl-AMP cyclohydrolase/phosphoribosyl-ATP diphosphatase HisIE, which translates to MSKYDALVPDFSKGLLTVVLQHFTNKNVLMVGFMNEEAFELTKRDEVVWFFSRSKDRLWKKGESSEHYQFVKDMYLDCDQDALLIMVDPVGPTCHRNTESCFDVPVAFGLDDMEETIRQRAVGHDEKSYTNYLLDKGTDKIAKKFGEEAFEVVIGAKNHDKEEVANETADLLYHLGVLLYDQGVDVADVTKVLIERHQKKNNFKGERKDVENY; encoded by the coding sequence ATGTCTAAATATGATGCACTGGTGCCTGATTTTTCGAAAGGGTTATTGACTGTCGTTCTTCAGCACTTTACGAACAAAAACGTTTTGATGGTCGGCTTCATGAATGAAGAGGCCTTCGAATTGACGAAACGCGATGAGGTTGTCTGGTTCTTTTCCCGAAGCAAGGACCGACTCTGGAAAAAAGGCGAGTCCAGCGAGCATTATCAGTTCGTGAAGGACATGTACCTGGACTGCGATCAGGATGCTTTGCTGATCATGGTCGATCCGGTTGGACCGACTTGCCACCGCAACACGGAAAGCTGTTTTGATGTCCCGGTGGCCTTCGGTTTGGATGACATGGAAGAGACCATCCGCCAACGCGCTGTAGGGCACGACGAAAAATCCTACACGAACTATCTGCTGGACAAGGGCACAGATAAAATCGCCAAGAAATTCGGCGAAGAGGCTTTTGAAGTCGTCATCGGCGCCAAAAACCACGACAAAGAAGAAGTCGCCAACGAAACGGCAGACCTGCTATATCACCTCGGCGTACTCCTGTACGACCAAGGCGTCGACGTAGCCGATGTAACCAAAGTCCTGATTGAACGCCACCAAAAGAAAAACAATTTCAAAGGCGAACGAAAAGATGTAGAAAATTATTAG
- a CDS encoding DUF503 domain-containing protein gives MNVLAVELSMRLFDSNSLKDKRSVVKSILAKMHQRYNVSIAEVSAQDMLNQAVIGLAVVNSSRVLCQQIVDKIIEEIESNYPVEIYQINEIE, from the coding sequence ATGAACGTGTTAGCTGTTGAACTGTCTATGCGGCTTTTCGATTCCAATTCGTTGAAGGATAAGCGCAGCGTCGTGAAAAGTATCCTTGCCAAGATGCATCAACGCTACAATGTCAGCATTGCGGAAGTATCGGCACAAGATATGTTGAACCAGGCCGTCATCGGATTGGCGGTTGTCAACAGTTCGCGGGTCCTCTGCCAACAAATTGTGGATAAAATCATTGAGGAAATCGAATCGAATTACCCTGTGGAAATCTACCAAATCAACGAAATCGAATGA
- a CDS encoding GNAT family N-acetyltransferase, giving the protein MTFSFKDIEHSKSVVKETSLYTHHHNETALFMYIENYVIFHRVPTFAEFIEAEAYLKSAHQKDSQDFIKFIWPEDCEIPQPIISYLGSNDFSLDVLELYAAPPGTFVPTRTETPSDIKVEWVDADNRSAYLALSAKADQEVSAEFAKQKQPYTQAKFDNPAFCPIVALCSNEAVGSIDLYLKEDSIEIDNFHVAADSRGKGIGTALQQFVMEHADGKTVLLVADAADTAREMYNRQNYTYVSFRYELLKIFK; this is encoded by the coding sequence ATGACCTTTTCTTTCAAGGATATCGAACACAGCAAGTCCGTAGTCAAAGAAACCTCTCTGTACACGCACCATCACAATGAAACGGCCCTTTTTATGTATATCGAAAATTATGTGATTTTCCATCGCGTACCGACCTTCGCTGAATTCATCGAGGCGGAAGCCTATTTGAAATCAGCGCATCAAAAAGATAGTCAGGATTTCATTAAATTCATTTGGCCCGAAGATTGCGAAATTCCGCAGCCGATCATTTCCTATCTGGGATCGAACGACTTCAGCCTCGATGTATTGGAACTCTACGCGGCCCCTCCCGGAACCTTTGTGCCGACGCGGACCGAAACGCCTTCCGACATCAAAGTGGAATGGGTGGATGCCGACAACCGCAGCGCCTATCTGGCTTTGTCCGCAAAGGCCGACCAGGAGGTCAGCGCGGAGTTCGCGAAACAGAAACAGCCCTATACCCAAGCCAAATTCGACAATCCGGCATTCTGCCCCATCGTGGCCCTGTGCTCCAATGAAGCGGTCGGTTCCATCGACCTTTATCTGAAAGAGGACAGTATTGAAATCGATAACTTTCACGTTGCCGCAGATTCCCGGGGCAAAGGGATCGGAACGGCGCTGCAACAATTCGTCATGGAGCATGCCGACGGGAAGACCGTCCTTTTGGTGGCTGATGCAGCGGATACGGCGCGCGAGATGTACAATCGGCAAAATTACACGTACGTTTCTTTCCGCTACGAGCTCCTGAAAATATTCAAATAA
- the hisA gene encoding 1-(5-phosphoribosyl)-5-((5-phosphoribosylamino)methylideneamino)imidazole-4-carboxamide isomerase yields MIEIWPAIDLIDNKSVRLTEGDYGTKEEMQRTPQEAIAFYAQFEKVKRIHIVDLMGALNQKPEETPFIEQLLQQSALPVEIGGGIRSEETIKHYFEKGASYVIVGTKGLQDLPWLAEMTAKYPGKIYLGLDAKGELVAVNGWTETGRQTIYDVVEATNPMALGGIIYTDISKDGKMAGPNFELTGKLVELSTHPITASGGVRNIEDIKKLEALGVAAAIVGKAANTDAFWEGLA; encoded by the coding sequence ATGATAGAGATTTGGCCGGCGATCGACTTGATCGACAACAAGAGTGTCCGTCTGACCGAAGGGGACTACGGCACGAAAGAAGAAATGCAGCGCACGCCTCAGGAAGCCATCGCTTTTTATGCGCAATTTGAAAAAGTGAAACGCATCCATATCGTGGATCTGATGGGCGCTTTGAACCAAAAACCGGAAGAGACACCGTTCATCGAGCAACTTTTGCAACAGAGCGCATTGCCTGTCGAAATCGGCGGGGGCATCCGTTCCGAAGAAACCATCAAGCACTATTTCGAAAAAGGCGCCAGCTATGTGATCGTCGGGACGAAAGGGCTGCAGGATCTACCATGGCTAGCTGAGATGACGGCGAAATACCCCGGCAAGATCTACTTGGGGCTGGATGCAAAAGGCGAATTGGTCGCCGTGAACGGCTGGACCGAAACGGGCCGCCAGACCATCTATGATGTCGTGGAAGCGACAAATCCGATGGCCTTGGGCGGCATCATCTATACGGATATCTCGAAAGACGGCAAGATGGCCGGACCGAACTTTGAGTTGACGGGCAAACTTGTCGAACTCTCGACCCATCCCATCACCGCATCCGGCGGCGTCCGCAATATCGAAGACATCAAAAAATTGGAAGCTTTGGGAGTGGCGGCAGCGATCGTCGGCAAAGCGGCCAATACGGATGCCTTCTGGGAGGGCTTGGCATGA
- the hisJ gene encoding histidinol-phosphatase HisJ, with amino-acid sequence MHSDRHVHTPYCLHGSSDALENYVKIAIEAGLESLTFTEHAPLPMEDPLPDKDSSMRPEDVAAYLADVRSLAKKYQGIIEIHAGFELDYLEGKETETRAFLEKYPETVPHSILSVHFVQLAPEEYFCIDLDRESFMQKGAEIGYETLYRLYEAAVKKALALPYGELTPKKIGHINLIHKFQKAYSVSDPIDWKLLLDKVKESGYTLDYNFAGIDKPDYGKTYPDPEMMAYAMKIGLSYEKGSDAHASHEVARYFDRTTETEYDDWKEA; translated from the coding sequence ATGCACAGCGACAGACACGTCCATACCCCCTATTGCCTGCACGGTTCATCCGATGCTTTAGAAAATTATGTGAAGATTGCTATCGAGGCTGGCCTCGAGTCCCTCACATTCACGGAACACGCCCCTTTACCGATGGAAGATCCGCTTCCGGATAAGGACAGCTCGATGCGTCCTGAAGACGTCGCGGCCTACCTGGCTGATGTCCGCTCACTTGCCAAAAAGTATCAAGGCATCATCGAAATCCATGCCGGTTTTGAGTTGGATTATCTGGAAGGAAAGGAGACGGAAACGCGGGCCTTTCTGGAAAAATACCCCGAGACGGTTCCCCACTCGATTCTGAGCGTCCATTTCGTGCAACTCGCTCCGGAAGAATACTTCTGTATCGACCTGGACCGCGAATCCTTCATGCAAAAAGGCGCGGAAATCGGCTACGAAACGCTCTACAGATTATATGAGGCGGCTGTAAAAAAAGCCTTGGCGCTTCCGTATGGAGAACTGACCCCGAAAAAAATCGGGCACATCAATCTGATCCATAAGTTCCAAAAAGCCTACAGCGTCAGTGACCCCATCGACTGGAAGCTGCTGTTGGATAAGGTGAAGGAGAGCGGGTACACCCTTGATTACAATTTTGCCGGAATCGACAAACCGGACTACGGCAAAACATACCCGGATCCGGAAATGATGGCCTACGCGATGAAAATCGGCCTCTCCTACGAGAAGGGTTCCGATGCCCACGCCTCCCATGAAGTCGCCCGTTATTTCGATAGAACAACGGAAACCGAATACGACGACTGGAAAGAAGCCTGA
- the hisG gene encoding ATP phosphoribosyltransferase: MITIALSKGRQLKDFIQYLDKINLTEWSTALKSVSRELVIQTKDTRFILVKGEDVPVYVEEGIADLGITGSDILIEQNCNINNLMDLPFGYCHFAIASKEKKDVYPVVATKYVNYTRQYFDSIKQPVKIIALKGSVELAATIDMADAIMDIVQSGKTLHDNGLSEQVRLDDINARLISNKHAYFSKYDEIQTIINQLKVKDNVHN; encoded by the coding sequence ATGATTACTATCGCGCTATCAAAAGGCAGACAGCTTAAGGATTTTATCCAATACTTGGATAAAATCAACCTGACGGAATGGTCGACAGCATTGAAGTCCGTTTCTCGGGAATTGGTCATTCAGACAAAGGACACCCGCTTCATTTTGGTCAAAGGAGAAGATGTGCCTGTATATGTGGAGGAAGGGATCGCGGATCTGGGCATCACCGGAAGCGATATTCTGATCGAGCAGAATTGCAATATCAACAATCTGATGGATCTGCCTTTCGGCTATTGCCATTTCGCCATCGCCAGCAAAGAGAAGAAAGACGTTTACCCAGTGGTTGCGACAAAGTACGTGAACTACACCAGACAATATTTTGATTCCATCAAGCAACCCGTGAAAATCATCGCGCTTAAGGGGTCCGTCGAATTGGCCGCGACCATCGATATGGCAGATGCCATCATGGATATCGTCCAATCCGGCAAAACGCTGCATGATAACGGTTTGAGTGAACAAGTCCGGCTTGATGACATAAACGCACGCCTGATTTCGAACAAGCATGCTTATTTCTCCAAATATGATGAGATCCAGACTATAATCAATCAATTGAAGGTGAAGGATAATGTACACAACTAA
- a CDS encoding histidinol-phosphate transaminase: MIRINKNESPIRALTNEEIAEIAVSTRFQEYTDDAIDRLTEAYAAFQGEDPALIAFANGSDEWIQKCTILLGDGPILMLEPDFVMYEEYATQFQREIIKVPCRADYSFDYEQVYAVIEKEKPAYFIVSQPNNPLGGLHPAAFIQKTADLLAASGGYLILDEAYMDFVDNPPARPVGDHVILLRTLSKIYGLAGLRIGIASSTEKTMQLLNSIAHPYPLNTLSLSIAAFLLEHPERLRAFMAEQRRLSAKLKKIFNEGVGDVLSVLPSETNFVFTYGELAPALGQWIIDHGYQPRTYEKSGIPCIETAVRYSIATDEQLDALAEIIKEWREQL, encoded by the coding sequence ATGATCCGCATCAACAAAAATGAGAGTCCCATCCGTGCGCTGACAAATGAAGAAATTGCCGAAATAGCCGTCTCGACGCGCTTCCAGGAGTATACGGACGATGCCATCGACCGCCTGACGGAAGCGTACGCCGCTTTCCAGGGCGAGGATCCAGCCCTGATCGCTTTTGCCAACGGATCGGATGAATGGATCCAGAAGTGCACAATCCTTTTGGGGGACGGGCCGATCCTGATGCTGGAGCCGGATTTCGTGATGTACGAAGAGTACGCTACACAGTTCCAACGCGAAATCATCAAAGTGCCGTGCCGAGCGGATTATTCCTTTGACTATGAACAAGTGTATGCCGTCATCGAGAAGGAAAAGCCTGCTTATTTCATCGTTTCGCAACCGAACAATCCGCTGGGCGGGCTGCATCCTGCAGCTTTCATCCAAAAGACGGCGGATTTGCTGGCTGCATCCGGCGGCTATCTGATTTTGGACGAGGCTTACATGGATTTCGTGGACAACCCACCGGCTCGTCCGGTCGGTGACCACGTCATCCTTTTGCGGACCTTGTCAAAAATATACGGCTTGGCCGGTCTGCGCATCGGCATCGCCAGTTCGACGGAAAAGACGATGCAGTTGTTGAACTCCATCGCGCATCCGTATCCGCTCAATACCTTATCTTTGAGCATAGCAGCCTTCTTGTTGGAGCATCCGGAACGGCTACGGGCCTTCATGGCTGAACAGCGCCGGCTTTCCGCCAAATTGAAGAAAATCTTCAATGAAGGCGTAGGGGACGTTCTTTCCGTCCTGCCGAGCGAGACGAATTTCGTCTTCACTTACGGTGAATTGGCGCCTGCGTTGGGCCAATGGATCATCGATCACGGCTATCAGCCGCGTACCTATGAAAAATCAGGCATCCCGTGCATCGAAACGGCTGTCCGTTACTCGATCGCCACCGATGAACAGTTGGATGCCTTAGCCGAAATCATCAAAGAATGGAGAGAACAGCTGTGA
- the hisB gene encoding imidazoleglycerol-phosphate dehydratase HisB: MERTAVSVSKERITKETKIAITLERGLEPSVINTGVGFLNHMLDLFAFHGHFVLDVQVDGDTDVDDHHTTEDVGIVLGQLLAELGQDKGAINRYGSAYVPMDETLARSVIDISGRPYLSFNAAFSKEKVGSFDVELVEEFFHGLVINARYTAHIDLIRGGNTHHEIEAIFKAFAQSLRIAMADSDVQRLPSSKGVIE, from the coding sequence ATGGAGAGAACAGCTGTGAGCGTATCAAAAGAGCGCATTACCAAAGAAACGAAAATCGCCATCACCTTGGAACGAGGTTTGGAACCTTCCGTCATCAATACGGGTGTGGGCTTCTTGAACCATATGTTGGATCTGTTCGCTTTCCATGGCCACTTCGTTTTGGATGTCCAGGTGGACGGCGACACGGATGTGGATGATCACCACACAACCGAAGATGTCGGCATCGTCTTGGGACAGCTGTTGGCTGAATTGGGTCAGGATAAAGGGGCAATCAATCGCTATGGGAGTGCCTACGTGCCGATGGATGAAACCTTGGCCCGTTCCGTGATCGACATCAGCGGCCGTCCTTATTTGAGTTTCAATGCCGCGTTTTCGAAAGAAAAAGTGGGCAGCTTCGATGTGGAACTGGTTGAAGAATTTTTCCATGGATTGGTCATCAATGCCCGTTACACGGCACATATCGACTTGATCCGCGGCGGCAACACGCACCACGAAATCGAAGCCATCTTCAAAGCCTTTGCGCAAAGCCTGCGCATCGCGATGGCCGATTCGGATGTGCAGCGCCTGCCTTCCTCAAAAGGAGTGATCGAATGA